One window from the genome of Amycolatopsis sp. NBC_01480 encodes:
- a CDS encoding EfeM/EfeO family lipoprotein gives MRRSVVLLGAAGFLVVVVGATVAVSLMPGDETGAAAPIEVSRSVCGNGWTAPRPGSQTLQVRNNAAVTVEVEVIDPATGTVFGELDGVGAGTTRALPVNLGNGGYALRCIPDDGTPFVGATVQVTGGADRPGSAVVPVTNADLLGPLKQYHAYVADGLGTLAGQTAALKRSVHSGNRESSRRDWLTAHLTYERLGAAYDAFGDSDGAINGTTDGLPGGAADPGFTGFHRLENGLWHNESLGSLAPVADQLDADVSALKTAFADAQIDQNDLGLRAHEIMENTLQAELTGRTDYGSGSSLATAGANVTGTRAVLDVLRPLLATRFPGLKDLDAWLDRTERDLKAVEGSSLAELAQPQRERVNADVSELTERLAPIAAIAEPRRVS, from the coding sequence GTGCGGCGCTCGGTGGTCCTGCTGGGTGCTGCCGGGTTCTTGGTCGTGGTGGTGGGCGCCACCGTGGCCGTGTCACTGATGCCGGGGGACGAGACCGGCGCGGCCGCCCCGATCGAGGTGTCGCGGTCCGTGTGCGGCAACGGCTGGACCGCGCCGCGGCCCGGCTCGCAGACGCTGCAGGTGCGCAACAACGCCGCGGTCACCGTGGAGGTCGAGGTGATCGACCCCGCCACCGGCACGGTGTTCGGCGAGCTGGACGGCGTCGGGGCCGGCACCACGCGCGCGCTCCCGGTCAACCTCGGCAACGGCGGCTACGCGCTGCGCTGCATCCCCGACGACGGCACCCCGTTCGTCGGCGCGACGGTGCAGGTCACCGGCGGCGCGGACCGGCCGGGCTCCGCGGTGGTGCCCGTGACGAACGCCGACCTGCTCGGCCCGCTCAAGCAGTACCACGCCTACGTCGCCGACGGGCTCGGCACGCTGGCCGGCCAGACCGCCGCGCTCAAGCGGTCCGTCCACAGTGGAAACCGGGAGTCGAGCCGGCGCGACTGGCTCACCGCGCACCTGACCTACGAGCGCCTCGGCGCCGCTTACGACGCGTTCGGCGACTCCGACGGCGCCATCAACGGCACCACCGACGGCCTGCCCGGCGGCGCGGCGGACCCGGGCTTCACCGGCTTCCACCGGCTCGAGAACGGCTTGTGGCACAACGAAAGCCTCGGCAGCCTGGCCCCGGTCGCCGACCAGTTGGACGCCGACGTGTCAGCTCTCAAGACCGCGTTCGCCGACGCCCAGATCGACCAGAACGACCTCGGCCTGCGCGCGCACGAGATCATGGAGAACACCCTGCAGGCCGAGCTGACCGGCCGCACCGACTACGGCAGCGGCAGCAGCCTGGCCACCGCCGGCGCGAACGTCACCGGCACCCGCGCCGTGCTCGACGTGCTCCGGCCGCTGCTGGCCACCCGCTTCCCGGGTCTGAAGGACCTCGACGCCTGGCTCGACCGGACCGAGCGCGACCTCAAGGCCGTCGAGGGCAGCTCGCTGGCGGAACTGGCGCAGCCACAACGCGAACGCGTCAACGCCGACGTCTCGGAACTCACCGAGCGCCTGGCGCCGATCGCCGCGATCGCCGAGCCGCGGAGGGTCTCGTGA
- a CDS encoding alpha/beta hydrolase, whose amino-acid sequence MRAAALVVALGAGVALAGAGSAAAAGADTATAGVQAAQVGAVAGVSWGACPKGTLAGVPADELKLYSCARYRVPIDHDDAALGTIDIALLKRAAKVPAQRIGSLFLNPGGPGGSGLRMPLAGAAYFPGSVLDRFDLIGFDPRGVGDSNPLRCFTTAEDANEVLGSTTLVPLSRSEISTTLAAYKDYGQFCKNNAGALLNHMSTKDVVRDLDQLRAAVGDQKLTYVGFSYGTLIGSTYAAMFPKQTRAIVIDGNVDPQLRTTDGVTYDLQRAQGFEISLDAFLKRCDQAGEKCAFSSGDPRAKFDELRNYLRDQHTIQLPGVPAVDINSFTGTVSGTLYSPAGFANLAADLQTLYDAIHPPAGQQQGLASHGLKTFGTAKNGLVDSAGTADLAPDSPYTGDDSYFGVNCADKPMRISQSQVPGIAGKADRQSPTFGRYQVFSDIAACPVWPSAKKSDRYSGPWHANTDVPVLVISNFYDPATQYAFGKRMAAELGNSRLLSVDSFGHCILGNSRTVEQAAGDYLTDLKVPAEGQVFQPDTQPFETPATAQG is encoded by the coding sequence GTGCGGGCGGCCGCGCTGGTGGTCGCGCTCGGCGCGGGGGTGGCGCTCGCGGGCGCGGGCTCCGCGGCAGCGGCCGGGGCGGACACGGCAACGGCCGGAGTTCAAGCGGCGCAGGTCGGGGCAGTGGCCGGGGTTTCCTGGGGCGCTTGCCCCAAGGGGACGTTGGCCGGGGTGCCCGCCGACGAGCTGAAGCTGTACAGCTGTGCCCGCTACCGGGTGCCGATCGACCATGACGACGCGGCGCTGGGGACCATCGACATCGCCCTGCTCAAGCGCGCGGCGAAGGTGCCCGCGCAGCGGATCGGGTCGTTGTTCCTCAATCCCGGCGGGCCGGGCGGGTCCGGGCTGCGGATGCCGCTGGCCGGGGCCGCCTACTTCCCGGGCTCGGTGCTGGACCGGTTCGACCTGATCGGGTTCGACCCGCGCGGGGTCGGCGACAGCAATCCGCTGCGCTGCTTCACCACCGCGGAAGACGCCAACGAGGTGCTCGGCTCGACCACGCTGGTTCCGCTGTCGCGCAGCGAGATCTCCACGACGCTCGCGGCGTACAAGGACTACGGCCAGTTCTGCAAGAACAACGCGGGCGCACTGCTGAACCACATGTCCACCAAGGACGTGGTGCGCGACCTGGACCAGCTCCGCGCCGCCGTCGGCGACCAGAAGCTGACCTACGTCGGCTTCTCCTACGGCACACTGATCGGCTCGACGTACGCCGCGATGTTCCCTAAGCAGACCCGCGCGATCGTTATCGACGGCAACGTCGACCCCCAGCTGCGGACCACCGACGGCGTCACCTACGACCTCCAGCGCGCGCAGGGCTTCGAGATCTCGCTCGACGCCTTCCTCAAGCGCTGCGACCAGGCCGGCGAAAAGTGCGCGTTCAGCTCCGGCGACCCGCGCGCCAAGTTCGACGAGCTGCGGAACTACCTCCGCGACCAGCACACCATCCAGCTGCCCGGCGTCCCGGCCGTGGACATCAACAGCTTCACCGGCACGGTCTCGGGCACGCTGTACTCGCCGGCCGGGTTCGCCAACCTGGCCGCCGACCTGCAGACGCTGTACGACGCCATCCACCCGCCGGCCGGACAGCAGCAGGGCCTGGCGTCGCACGGGCTGAAGACGTTCGGCACGGCCAAGAACGGCCTCGTCGACAGCGCCGGCACGGCCGATCTCGCCCCGGACAGCCCGTACACCGGTGACGACTCCTACTTCGGCGTGAACTGCGCGGACAAGCCGATGCGGATCAGCCAGTCCCAGGTGCCCGGGATCGCCGGGAAGGCGGACCGGCAGTCGCCGACTTTCGGGCGCTACCAGGTGTTCTCCGACATCGCCGCGTGCCCGGTCTGGCCGTCGGCGAAGAAGTCGGACCGGTACTCGGGCCCGTGGCACGCGAACACCGACGTCCCCGTGCTCGTGATCAGCAACTTCTACGACCCGGCCACGCAGTACGCGTTCGGCAAGCGCATGGCCGCCGAGCTGGGCAACTCCCGGCTGCTCTCGGTCGACTCCTTCGGCCACTGCATCCTGGGCAACTCCCGCACCGTGGAGCAGGCCGCGGGCGACTACCTGACCGACCTCAAGGTGCCTGCCGAAGGCCAGGTCTTCCAGCCCGATACGCAGCCGTTCGAGACCCCGGCGACCGCCCAGGGCTGA
- a CDS encoding nitroreductase family deazaflavin-dependent oxidoreductase encodes MANPLATLARKLGTQPWVMEASRGIIWADKKLHRWFGGKVSLVGIAGLPSLRLTTVGRKSGLPRSTNLLYFPHGADFVLTGSNWGRPRNPAWTFNLRALSEAEVAIRGRVVPVKVRELEGEEYERMWAELLEFWPGYEMERVAAGRPLPVFVLSPQ; translated from the coding sequence GTGGCTAACCCTCTCGCGACCCTCGCCCGCAAGCTCGGCACCCAGCCCTGGGTGATGGAGGCCTCCCGCGGCATCATCTGGGCGGACAAGAAGCTCCACCGGTGGTTCGGCGGGAAGGTGAGCCTGGTCGGGATCGCCGGGCTGCCCTCACTGCGGCTGACCACGGTCGGGCGCAAGAGCGGGCTGCCCCGCTCGACGAACCTGCTGTACTTCCCGCACGGCGCGGACTTCGTGCTCACCGGCTCGAACTGGGGCCGGCCCCGGAACCCGGCCTGGACGTTCAACCTGCGCGCGCTCTCGGAGGCGGAGGTGGCCATCCGGGGACGGGTCGTGCCGGTGAAGGTCCGGGAGCTGGAGGGCGAGGAGTACGAGCGGATGTGGGCGGAGCTGCTGGAATTCTGGCCCGGCTACGAGATGGAGCGGGTGGCAGCGGGGCGGCCGCTGCCGGTGTTCGTGCTTTCGCCGCAGTAG
- the egtD gene encoding L-histidine N(alpha)-methyltransferase has protein sequence MTEADLESHRSDVTGELREDVRAGLTAAQKWLPPKWFYDADGSELFERITALPEYYPTRSEREVLAARAGDVAQLTGAHTLVELGSGSSEKTRLLLDALTGHGTLESFVPLDVSESALAEATEAIAAAYPKLEVRGVVGDFTQHLGLLPGGRPRVVAFLGGTIGNFLPEDRATFLRSVREVLDEGEWLLLGTDLVKDRETLERAYDDAAGVTAAFNRNVLRVINSRLGANFDVDAFEHVSYWDSENEWIEMRLRARRALTVDIPGADLQVRFAEGEHIRTEISAKFRPGGVEAELKAAGFGLERWWTDSQQRFGVSLARSVRG, from the coding sequence ATGACCGAGGCCGACCTGGAAAGCCATCGCAGCGACGTGACGGGCGAGCTGCGCGAAGACGTCCGCGCCGGGCTCACCGCGGCGCAGAAGTGGTTGCCGCCCAAGTGGTTCTACGACGCGGACGGCAGCGAGCTGTTCGAGCGGATCACCGCGCTGCCGGAGTACTACCCGACCCGCAGCGAGCGCGAGGTGCTGGCCGCGCGGGCCGGCGACGTCGCGCAGCTCACCGGCGCGCACACGCTCGTGGAGCTGGGGTCCGGGTCGAGTGAGAAGACCCGGCTGCTGCTCGACGCGCTGACCGGGCACGGCACGCTCGAATCGTTCGTGCCGCTCGATGTTTCGGAGTCCGCGCTGGCCGAGGCCACCGAGGCGATCGCCGCCGCCTACCCGAAGCTGGAGGTCCGCGGTGTCGTCGGCGATTTCACCCAGCACCTGGGCCTGCTGCCTGGCGGCCGGCCGCGGGTGGTCGCCTTCCTCGGCGGCACGATCGGCAACTTCCTGCCCGAGGACCGCGCGACGTTCCTGCGCTCGGTGCGCGAGGTGCTCGACGAGGGCGAGTGGCTGCTGCTCGGCACCGACCTGGTGAAGGACCGCGAAACGCTGGAGCGCGCGTACGACGACGCGGCCGGGGTCACGGCGGCGTTCAACCGCAACGTGCTGCGCGTGATCAACAGCCGGCTGGGCGCGAACTTCGACGTCGACGCGTTCGAGCACGTTTCCTACTGGGACAGCGAAAACGAGTGGATCGAGATGCGGCTGCGCGCGCGGCGGGCGCTGACCGTGGACATCCCGGGCGCGGACCTTCAGGTGCGGTTCGCCGAGGGCGAGCACATCCGCACCGAGATCTCGGCGAAGTTCCGGCCCGGCGGCGTCGAGGCGGAGCTGAAGGCCGCCGGGTTCGGCCTGGAACGGTGGTGGACCGACTCCCAGCAGCGGTTCGGGGTGAGTTTGGCAAGATCTGTCCGTGGCTAA
- the egtC gene encoding ergothioneine biosynthesis protein EgtC gives MCRHLAYLGAPTSPAELMFAAPHALLVQSYAPRDMRGGGSVNADGFGLGWYPEPGAPPLRYRRQGPLWTDQALPALAAATRTTAFVAAARNGTTGMPVTEAAAAPFVSGRWLFSHNGVVRGWPGSMAGLAAGLDVTELLTLEAPTDSALLWALLRERLRAGQDPLAAVTALVGEVEAAAPGSRLNFLLTDGETLVATTWTHALSMLRTLGGVVLASEPCDPDPGWTAVPDRHAVRVTAAGAELFPLTFDRSTP, from the coding sequence ATGTGCCGGCACCTCGCGTACCTCGGCGCGCCCACGTCGCCCGCCGAGCTGATGTTCGCCGCCCCGCACGCGCTGCTCGTGCAGTCCTACGCCCCGCGTGACATGCGGGGCGGTGGGTCGGTCAACGCCGACGGCTTCGGCCTCGGCTGGTACCCGGAACCGGGTGCGCCGCCGCTGCGTTATCGGCGTCAAGGTCCATTGTGGACGGATCAGGCGCTGCCCGCGCTGGCCGCCGCGACGCGGACCACGGCGTTTGTCGCCGCGGCCCGCAACGGCACCACCGGGATGCCGGTCACCGAGGCGGCCGCCGCGCCGTTCGTCTCGGGCCGCTGGCTGTTCAGCCACAACGGCGTCGTCCGCGGCTGGCCCGGCTCGATGGCCGGGCTCGCCGCGGGGCTCGACGTCACCGAGCTGCTCACCCTGGAGGCGCCGACGGACTCGGCCCTGCTGTGGGCGTTGCTGCGCGAGCGGCTGCGCGCGGGGCAGGACCCGCTGGCCGCGGTGACCGCGCTCGTCGGCGAGGTCGAAGCGGCTGCGCCGGGCTCACGGTTGAACTTCCTGCTCACCGACGGCGAGACGCTCGTCGCGACCACGTGGACCCACGCGCTGTCGATGCTCCGCACCCTCGGCGGGGTCGTGCTGGCGTCCGAGCCGTGTGACCCGGACCCGGGCTGGACGGCGGTCCCGGACCGGCACGCCGTGCGGGTCACCGCGGCCGGCGCCGAACTCTTCCCCCTGACTTTCGATCGGAGTACCCCCTGA
- the egtB gene encoding ergothioneine biosynthesis protein EgtB, with translation MSVTPEHNPLLELSPQNLRAHAAEALTRARARSIALTDAVDDEDLVRQHSKLMSPLVWDLAHIGSQEELWLVRDVGGREPLRPDIDDLYDAFQHARADRPSLPLLGPAEARAYVREVREKAFDVLEKAPLEGSRLTESAFAFGMITQHEQQHDETMLATHQLRQGEPVLQAPEPPRPPAARLPAEVLIPGGRFTMGTTAEPWALDNERPAHEVDVPAFVLDTAAVTCGAYVDFLESGGYRDPRFWSEEGWAYLNDHAITAPRFWRREPSGWWRTRFGVHEPVPSGEPVVHVSFHEAEAYARWAGKRLPTEPEWEKAARHDPVSGRSRRFPWGDEEPTAEHANLGQRHLRPAAAGAYPAGASPLGVHQLIGDVWEWTSTSFYGYPGFSAFPYREYSEVFFGPEYKVLRGGSFGTDSAAIRGTFRNWDYPIRRQIFAGFRCARDPRPGEVV, from the coding sequence ATGAGTGTCACCCCGGAGCACAACCCGCTGCTCGAACTGAGCCCGCAGAACCTGCGGGCGCACGCGGCCGAAGCCCTCACCCGGGCCCGGGCCCGCAGCATCGCCCTCACCGACGCGGTCGACGACGAAGACCTGGTGCGGCAGCACTCGAAGCTGATGTCGCCGCTGGTCTGGGACCTCGCGCACATCGGCAGCCAAGAGGAATTATGGCTGGTCCGCGACGTCGGCGGCCGCGAGCCGCTGCGCCCGGACATCGACGACCTGTACGACGCGTTCCAGCACGCGCGCGCCGACCGGCCGTCCCTTCCGCTGCTCGGCCCGGCCGAGGCCCGCGCGTATGTGCGGGAGGTCCGCGAGAAGGCGTTCGACGTGCTGGAGAAGGCGCCGCTGGAAGGCAGCCGGCTCACCGAAAGCGCGTTCGCCTTCGGCATGATCACCCAGCACGAGCAACAGCACGACGAGACCATGCTGGCCACCCACCAGCTGCGCCAGGGCGAGCCGGTGCTGCAGGCGCCGGAGCCGCCGCGCCCGCCCGCGGCCCGGCTGCCCGCCGAGGTGCTGATCCCCGGCGGCCGCTTCACCATGGGCACCACGGCCGAGCCGTGGGCGCTGGACAACGAGCGCCCGGCGCACGAGGTCGACGTGCCGGCGTTTGTCCTCGACACCGCGGCGGTCACCTGTGGCGCGTACGTCGACTTCCTCGAGTCCGGCGGCTATCGGGACCCGCGGTTCTGGAGCGAAGAAGGCTGGGCGTACCTGAACGACCACGCCATCACCGCGCCGCGGTTCTGGCGCCGCGAACCCAGTGGCTGGTGGCGGACCCGGTTCGGGGTGCACGAGCCGGTGCCGTCCGGCGAGCCGGTGGTGCACGTGTCGTTCCACGAGGCCGAGGCGTACGCGCGGTGGGCGGGCAAGCGGCTGCCCACCGAGCCCGAATGGGAGAAGGCGGCCCGGCACGACCCGGTGTCCGGCCGGTCCCGCCGGTTCCCGTGGGGCGACGAGGAGCCGACAGCCGAGCACGCCAACCTCGGCCAGCGCCACCTGCGCCCGGCCGCGGCGGGCGCGTACCCGGCCGGCGCGTCGCCGCTGGGGGTGCACCAGCTGATCGGCGACGTCTGGGAGTGGACGAGCACGAGCTTCTACGGCTACCCGGGCTTCTCGGCATTCCCGTACCGGGAGTACTCGGAGGTGTTCTTCGGGCCGGAGTACAAGGTGCTGCGCGGCGGCTCGTTCGGCACCGACTCCGCGGCGATCCGGGGCACGTTCCGCAACTGGGACTACCCGATCCGGCGGCAGATCTTCGCCGGCTTCCGCTGCGCCCGCGACCCCCGTCCCGGCGAGGTGGTCTAG
- a CDS encoding glutamate-cysteine ligase family protein — translation MTTVHDFPEKSGSASNLTARVLSDRAAGEAYVASVCFKHGPPRLLGVELEFTVHHTGDPARPLDPDLLATALGPHTPRTLRPDSPAAPLPAGSPLSLEPGCQVEISALPQASLRELHAVVSADLDYLVTLLARHGLVLGESAIDAHRAPRRALRTPRYAAMERRFAPLGEGGITMMCSTAGLQICVDAGEADQYAARWAAAHEMGPPLLALFANSAVHAGRQTGLASARWLAVLETEPVRTVSAELGPDPAAEWARRMMDTPLMVLPRGERPWDAPEGLTFADWIGGRGAAGMLRRPTTEDLDYHLTTMFTPVRPHGYLEIRYLDAQPPGEWLPPVALVTALLARPSTVDRVRQLCAPVAGRWADAARLGLADAGLAAVARELAELGIAELGTTGLPAETITEITGSVRARVNGSRSQ, via the coding sequence ATGACTACGGTGCACGATTTTCCGGAGAAATCCGGGAGTGCGTCGAACCTGACCGCGCGGGTCCTTTCCGACCGCGCGGCGGGGGAGGCGTACGTCGCCTCGGTGTGTTTCAAACACGGCCCACCGAGACTGCTCGGCGTGGAGCTGGAGTTCACGGTGCACCACACCGGCGACCCGGCCCGCCCCCTTGACCCCGACCTCCTGGCCACGGCGCTCGGCCCGCACACCCCGCGGACATTGCGCCCCGACAGTCCCGCGGCCCCGCTCCCGGCCGGTTCGCCCCTGAGCCTCGAGCCCGGCTGCCAGGTGGAGATCTCCGCCCTTCCCCAGGCCTCGCTGCGCGAGCTGCACGCAGTCGTCTCGGCCGACCTCGACTACCTCGTCACCCTCCTCGCCCGGCACGGCCTCGTGCTCGGCGAGTCGGCGATCGACGCCCACCGGGCGCCGCGGAGGGCGCTGCGCACCCCGCGGTACGCGGCGATGGAGCGGCGGTTCGCGCCGCTGGGCGAGGGCGGCATCACCATGATGTGCAGCACCGCGGGCCTGCAGATCTGCGTCGACGCCGGTGAGGCCGACCAGTACGCGGCCCGCTGGGCGGCGGCCCACGAGATGGGCCCGCCGCTGCTCGCCCTGTTCGCCAATTCCGCCGTGCACGCCGGCCGGCAAACCGGCCTCGCGTCCGCGCGCTGGCTCGCCGTGCTCGAAACCGAGCCGGTGCGCACCGTCTCGGCCGAGCTGGGGCCAGACCCGGCGGCGGAGTGGGCGCGGCGGATGATGGACACCCCGCTGATGGTGCTGCCCCGCGGCGAACGGCCGTGGGACGCGCCCGAGGGCCTCACCTTCGCGGACTGGATCGGCGGCCGCGGCGCGGCCGGCATGCTCCGCCGTCCGACGACCGAGGACCTCGACTACCACCTCACCACGATGTTCACGCCGGTGCGGCCGCACGGGTACCTGGAGATCCGGTACCTCGACGCCCAGCCGCCCGGCGAGTGGCTGCCCCCCGTCGCGCTCGTCACGGCCCTGCTCGCCCGTCCGTCCACAGTGGACCGGGTCCGGCAGCTGTGCGCGCCGGTGGCGGGGCGCTGGGCCGACGCGGCCCGGCTGGGGCTGGCCGACGCCGGCCTCGCCGCCGTCGCGCGGGAGCTGGCCGAGCTCGGGATCGCCGAGCTCGGCACCACCGGCCTGCCCGCCGAGACCATCACGGAGATCACCGGGAGCGTGCGCGCACGCGTGAACGGATCCAGGAGTCAGTAA
- a CDS encoding LysR family transcriptional regulator: MELSLHRLRMLRELHRRGTVTAAAVSLHYTASAVSQQLAQLERDVGAKLFERLGRRVQLTELGVLLTEHAEEILGSVERATLALEEAQGALSVRLTAGVWASVASGLLPTALTALATDYPGIQVRTRELAPEDTAEAVRDGTLDLSFVIDYSDAPMQWDAGLERAVVAVERLHAAVPAGAVPAGTASLDELAEHPWILASPKSHFGRAMRMACHRHGFSPKINHEVEEQSTAMAMVGAGLGVTLVSDLGLRLLRPPGIDVVTLTTPLLRTVSIAYRRTEIRRPSLHLVIGAVQAAAAELGLGTEPALP; the protein is encoded by the coding sequence ATGGAGCTTTCGTTGCACCGCTTGCGGATGCTCCGCGAGCTGCACCGCCGGGGCACGGTGACGGCGGCCGCGGTGTCCCTGCACTACACCGCTTCGGCGGTGTCGCAGCAGCTTGCGCAGCTGGAACGGGATGTCGGCGCGAAGCTGTTCGAACGGCTCGGCCGCCGGGTCCAGCTCACCGAGCTGGGGGTGCTGCTCACCGAGCACGCCGAGGAGATCCTGGGGTCGGTCGAGCGCGCGACGCTCGCGTTGGAAGAGGCGCAGGGCGCGCTGTCCGTCCGGCTGACGGCCGGGGTGTGGGCGTCGGTGGCCTCCGGGCTGCTGCCCACGGCGCTGACCGCACTCGCCACCGACTACCCGGGCATCCAGGTCCGCACCCGCGAGCTGGCCCCCGAGGACACCGCCGAGGCGGTCCGCGACGGCACGCTGGACCTGTCGTTCGTGATCGACTACTCCGACGCCCCGATGCAGTGGGACGCCGGCCTCGAGCGCGCGGTGGTGGCCGTGGAACGGCTGCACGCGGCGGTTCCCGCGGGCGCGGTGCCGGCCGGGACGGCGTCGCTGGACGAGCTGGCCGAGCACCCGTGGATCCTGGCCAGCCCGAAGTCGCACTTCGGCCGCGCGATGCGGATGGCGTGCCACCGGCACGGGTTCTCGCCCAAGATCAACCACGAGGTGGAGGAGCAGTCGACGGCGATGGCGATGGTCGGCGCCGGGCTGGGCGTCACGCTCGTCTCGGACCTCGGCCTGCGCCTGCTGCGCCCGCCCGGGATAGACGTCGTGACGCTGACGACGCCACTGCTGCGGACGGTCTCGATCGCCTACCGCCGGACCGAGATCCGGCGGCCGTCCCTGCACCTCGTGATCGGTGCGGTGCAGGCCGCCGCGGCGGAGCTGGGACTGGGCACCGAACCCGCGCTGCCCTGA